The Desulfosporosinus acidiphilus SJ4 genome has a window encoding:
- a CDS encoding MBL fold metallo-hydrolase — MKIANGVEALELTVNLMGRQTTIYPTLFWDEKSVILVDAGFPGLEQQIRAVIEKAGVPYARLNKVIITHQDIDHIGSLPEILVKSQQKIEVLAHKAEKPYIQGDKPLIKAETAKNSKTFETLPEEQRKRLQAVFANPPKANVDRTIDDGEEIADCGGIIVIFTPGHTPGHICLYHKSSKTLVTGDALTANDGELTGPNPSATYDLDEARKSVKKLAQYDIQTVICYHGGVIKEDVQNRIRQIAL, encoded by the coding sequence ATGAAAATAGCTAATGGTGTCGAAGCACTAGAACTCACTGTAAATTTGATGGGACGCCAAACAACAATTTATCCCACGTTATTTTGGGATGAAAAATCTGTAATACTAGTTGATGCAGGTTTCCCAGGTTTAGAACAACAAATTAGGGCAGTCATTGAAAAAGCAGGAGTTCCCTACGCTAGATTAAATAAAGTAATCATAACCCACCAGGACATTGATCACATTGGCAGTTTGCCGGAGATCCTTGTCAAGTCACAACAGAAAATTGAAGTATTGGCTCATAAGGCAGAGAAACCTTACATTCAAGGTGATAAGCCACTGATCAAAGCAGAAACAGCCAAGAACTCAAAAACGTTTGAAACGTTGCCGGAGGAACAACGAAAACGTTTGCAGGCGGTATTTGCCAACCCGCCAAAAGCAAACGTTGACAGAACTATTGACGATGGAGAAGAGATTGCAGACTGCGGTGGGATAATTGTTATCTTTACACCGGGACATACTCCAGGTCACATTTGTTTATATCATAAATCAAGTAAGACGTTGGTCACTGGAGATGCCCTTACTGCTAATGACGGTGAGTTAACGGGCCCCAATCCATCGGCTACTTATGATTTAGATGAAGCGAGAAAGTCAGTTAAGAAATTAGCTCAATACGATATTCAAACAGTTATCTGTTACCATGGGGGCGTGATTAAAGAAGATGTACAAAACAGAATTCGGCAGATCGCGTTATAA